The following are encoded together in the candidate division WOR-3 bacterium genome:
- a CDS encoding acetyl-CoA C-acetyltransferase, whose amino-acid sequence MTNTTEIVIASAARTPVGRFLGGLASLSAAELGGIAIKEAVKRAQITSDDIDGVIMGHVCPAGLGQAPARQSQIKAGLSPEIPALTVNKVCGSGMIAIVLAAQQIKAGDAKIVIAGGQESMSNVPYYLHQLRNGNKMGDVKLVDGMIYDGIWCAFENVHMGMLGEFTAENSGITREMQDEWAYHSHRKAVEAIKNGKFKAEIVPVVIQQKKGEPIVIDTDEGPRADTTMESLAKLKPVFKKDNGTITAGNASSINDGAAALVVMSKEIADKKGIKPLAKITAYATGSVEPKMLFYAPVKAVQRILKQLNVDVNYFDLIEINEAFSSQVLADVKELGIDTQKLNVNGGAVALGHPIGASGARIVVTLLHALKDRNLKKGLAAICLGGGEAVAMAVEMV is encoded by the coding sequence ATGACAAATACAACAGAAATTGTAATCGCCTCAGCAGCAAGAACACCAGTAGGTAGGTTTTTAGGTGGCCTTGCCAGTTTATCCGCAGCCGAATTGGGCGGAATTGCCATTAAAGAAGCCGTAAAAAGAGCTCAAATCACTTCTGATGATATTGACGGTGTGATTATGGGACACGTTTGTCCTGCTGGCTTAGGACAAGCTCCTGCGCGCCAATCTCAAATTAAAGCCGGCCTATCACCTGAAATTCCAGCATTAACAGTTAATAAAGTATGCGGTTCAGGAATGATTGCGATTGTTTTAGCCGCTCAGCAAATTAAAGCCGGTGACGCTAAAATCGTTATCGCTGGTGGTCAAGAATCAATGTCTAATGTACCATATTATCTACACCAATTACGCAATGGAAATAAGATGGGAGATGTGAAACTTGTTGATGGAATGATTTATGATGGTATCTGGTGTGCATTTGAAAATGTTCATATGGGAATGCTTGGTGAATTTACTGCGGAGAACTCAGGTATCACACGAGAAATGCAAGATGAATGGGCTTATCATAGCCACCGTAAAGCAGTTGAGGCCATTAAAAATGGTAAGTTCAAAGCCGAAATTGTGCCTGTAGTGATTCAACAGAAAAAAGGCGAACCGATTGTAATTGACACAGATGAAGGACCACGCGCTGATACGACAATGGAATCCTTGGCTAAATTAAAGCCAGTATTCAAAAAAGATAATGGAACCATTACTGCAGGCAACGCTTCGAGTATCAATGATGGTGCTGCTGCATTGGTGGTAATGTCTAAAGAAATTGCAGATAAAAAAGGCATCAAACCGCTTGCTAAAATTACGGCTTATGCTACTGGTAGTGTTGAACCGAAAATGCTCTTTTATGCGCCAGTTAAAGCAGTCCAGCGCATCTTAAAACAATTGAATGTTGATGTTAATTACTTTGATTTAATTGAAATAAACGAAGCGTTCAGTTCGCAAGTACTGGCAGATGTTAAAGAACTCGGTATCGATACCCAAAAGCTCAATGTTAATGGTGGTGCAGTAGCGTTAGGACATCCCATTGGGGCTTCAGGAGCCAGAATCGTTGTAACACTATTACATGCCTTAAAAGACCGTAATCTAAAAAAAGGCCTTGCTGCGATTTGTTTAGGTGGCGGCGAAGCAGTTGCAATGGCAGTAGAGATGGTGTAA
- a CDS encoding DUF1648 domain-containing protein gives MRKSEIIVLLIFLLSLAISIYFYPKLPDKIPSHWNIQGEVDGYMSKFEGLFLMPIVLLVMFLLFIIIPKIDPLKSNIEKFRKYFDGFIILLFLFMLSLQIFIIFWSLGTKIRPQILFPIGLGVLFFYIGFLLENAQRNWFIGIRTPWTLSSDSVWDKTHKLGGKLFKIIGIIALIGIIFSKYAFWFVIVPVIITSLYLFIFSYIKYRAENR, from the coding sequence ATGAGAAAAAGTGAAATAATCGTATTGCTGATTTTTCTTTTAAGTTTAGCCATTAGTATCTATTTCTATCCGAAATTACCAGACAAAATTCCGTCGCACTGGAACATACAAGGAGAAGTTGATGGTTATATGAGCAAATTCGAAGGATTATTCTTGATGCCGATTGTTTTATTAGTAATGTTCCTTCTTTTCATTATAATCCCTAAAATTGACCCGTTAAAATCTAATATTGAAAAGTTCCGAAAATACTTTGATGGATTTATTATTCTGCTCTTCTTATTTATGCTTTCTCTCCAAATATTTATAATTTTTTGGTCGCTGGGAACAAAAATAAGACCCCAAATATTATTTCCGATTGGATTAGGGGTTCTATTCTTCTATATTGGTTTTCTTTTGGAAAATGCCCAACGAAATTGGTTTATTGGTATTAGAACTCCTTGGACATTAAGCAGTGATTCGGTATGGGATAAGACCCATAAATTAGGTGGAAAATTATTCAAGATAATCGGCATTATTGCATTAATTGGTATTATCTTTAGTAAATACGCATTCTGGTTTGTCATTGTCCCAGTAATTATCACAAGTCTCTATTTGTTCATCTTTTCTTATATTAAATACCGAGCGGAGAATAGATAG
- the tsaE gene encoding tRNA (adenosine(37)-N6)-threonylcarbamoyltransferase complex ATPase subunit type 1 TsaE: MEYITESSEETIELGKNIGTLLKPGDIIAFYGELGSGKTTMIKGICLGLGVKEQDIVKSPSFIMINEYQGRLPIYHIDLYRTKNLEEILSIGLDDYLYGNGICLIEWAEKAESELPQNITKVTLEVLGENKRKIRINRFSAKSD, from the coding sequence ATGGAATACATAACCGAATCATCTGAAGAAACAATTGAACTTGGCAAGAATATTGGAACATTACTTAAACCCGGTGATATAATCGCTTTTTATGGTGAATTAGGCAGTGGCAAGACGACGATGATTAAAGGAATCTGTCTTGGCTTAGGGGTTAAAGAACAAGATATTGTTAAAAGCCCCTCATTTATTATGATTAATGAATATCAAGGCCGATTGCCAATTTATCATATTGATTTATATCGCACAAAAAATCTTGAGGAAATATTAAGCATTGGTTTAGATGATTATTTATATGGTAATGGTATTTGTCTGATTGAATGGGCAGAAAAGGCAGAAAGCGAATTGCCCCAAAATATCACAAAAGTTACATTGGAGGTTTTAGGAGAAAACAAACGAAAAATAAGAATTAACAGATTTAGTGCGAAATCCGATTAA